TCTATTCCAAAGTCTTCACTCAACTTCCTAGCACCCTTCCAAGCACTCTCATTAAAAGATTTATCATCAAAATGCCCATCAATTAACATAGAAACTTTAGAAGTCCCTACCACATCCCTGGAACCAGAGCATGACAAAAAGAGCGTAAGTAAAACTAAAAACAGCCCCCCCATATTATATCCCCCTAAAATAAACTTAACTAAAAGTTTATAATTTTGATTTAAATAAATCAAACTCATGCTTGGTAGAAGGAACAATAAGTTCCCTTTCAATTATGTCATTCTGAAGTTTAAAAAGGTCTTCAACCAAAGTATCACCAAGAATACTAGGATCTTTAACAATATCAATAACTCCTTCCTTCAGCCCCTGCTCAACAACACGTCCTCCTCTAAAGTCCTTGTTCTTCATGGCATCTACTGAAAGATTATATATTGCCTTTCCCACGTCTTTAATTACAGAAGCAATAATGTTCTCAGGGGCAAGGTATGACTGATCTTTATCAACCCCAATTGCATAACGGCCCGCCCCAAGCTCCTTTGCCGCTTCAAAAACACCAAGAGAAGCAACCCCCGCTACAGGAAAAATAACATCAACACCATCATTAACATACATATGCTTGGCAACAAACTTGCCGTTGGTTGTGTCATAGAAACTGAAAAGTCTCTTTACAACCACCCTCACCCTAGGGTTTGCATAAAAAGCCCCTGCCCGAAATCCAACTAAAAAATCCTCAAAATGCTCAATGAGAGGCAAACCTAGGTACCCAACTTTACCACGCCTACTCATCTTAGCCGCGACATAACCAGCTAAAAACGCTCCCTCTTGATGTCTAAACTTAACACTCAAGCCATTTCTAGGCACCCTAATACCAAGAGAGCCATAATCAATAGGATCTACAATTCCATAAAAAACATTAGGATTTTCATAAGACAATCTCACCAAATTCTCTGAATAACGAGAACCGATTAACCAAATAAAATTGGCTCCCTCCCTCTGTAAGGAACATATATCTGCTGCCTCAGCCTCTTTTTTTGTCATAAGTTCTTTTCCCTTAACAGGGTAAGGCGTTAGCACCTTTGTTATAAGATTTATTCCAAACTCATCTCTTACCTTCATGGCTCCCTCAAGAGCACCTTGAAAATATCCCTTATCTTTAAAGTCCGACGCAGCCACAATTCCCATAGTAACTTTCCCACCAAAGGACAAAAAAGAAGATTCTTCTGATTTAACACAAGATACAAATAAGAAAAGAAAAACAAAACATATATTTTTAAACAACTTCACCCTCTCCTCGTAAAATAGGTTTAAAATTTAATACAAAACTCCCTACCAAACCACCAACAGAACAACATGCAGGTGCACGAATAGCAGAAAAAATCCCTCTCCTCAAACAAAAATCAACACAATCCGACTCAATAAATTATAGACTATAAATACTCAAAAACTACTAACATTTAATATTCACCAAAACCTGATTGGAGTTAAATATCACCACCAGTCGTTTTACTGTATAGAATTCCAATATTGTCACATCATTTCAGTAACATACTATAATATCATCTTCCCATCTCAATAGCTCCTTAAAACACAATCCTTCCTCTTAGATGCCTTAGCTTCTACGCAGCCTACCAAAAAAGGCCCCTTCCTCTCTTCTAAAACTCACATTCATTAATCTTTTAGGCAAACCAGCATCCGTCTTTCCCAAATGATCATTTCTATTGAATGACTAAAAGCTAGAAAAGAAATTTTAAGTTGATATTTTGCTAGAGATTCAAAAAATACTATTTCTTATTCAATACTTCAAGAACCTCTTTAGTTTGTACAACGAAATGGGTTGGAAGTAAATGATTTTAAAACCCCAACCCGATAAGTATAAATCTATTCCTATACAAACAAAACTTAAGACGCTATAAACTAGGATATAGCGTCTTTCATGAAACTAATTTTGAAATAAAAATATTATAAGCTGATTCATCTCTGGGAACCTTAATTTCATTGTTAATTATTTTGTTCTTAACTTTCAATAAACTCTCATAACCCTCTTCCAAATTTAGATTTATCAACTTATTAAAGATTAAATCAAGAGCTCCATCCTTAAGTCCAAACTCTAACCTGTCACCGCCGTTCCACTTACCAATATCCAAATAAGATCTTGTTATATCAAACATTACTACATCAACTCTTTTAACATATGACAAAAGTATGTTATCTGGTGCAAGGTATGCCTGATCTTGGTCAACTCCAATCACAAAATATCCTTCTCCCATTTCCTTTGCTACCTCAATAGCTCCTAGGCCTGACAATCCTGCTGCTGTAAATATTATATCAACCCCATCACTGTACATCTTGCTCGCCATTGATCGCCCTAATGAAAGATCAGTGAATGTTCCCACATATTGCGCATTCATATTAATCTCACTATTCGCATATTTAGCCCCTGCCTCATACCCAAACCTAAATGAATTAATTACTTCTCCCTCAATTCCTCCTAAAAATCCAATCTTTCCTGTCTGAGATGCCTTAGCTGCTATATAACCTACCAAAAAGGCTCCTTCCTCTGATCTAAAACTCACATTCATTAAATTTTTAGGCAACTGGACATCTTCTGCATACGAACCTTCTACGATTGCATAATTAACATTAGCATTCTCTCTAGCTTTTTGTAAAAAAACATCCGTAAATTTAAAACCAAGCCCCCATATTAAACTAGACCCACCATCCTCCAAACCACCAATATCTCCCAAATAATCAGAAACCTTAGATTCTTTCTCAATTATATTTACCCCAAACTCTCTTTCAAGTTGCTTCATTGCCTTAGAAGAACTCTCATTAAAGCCTTTATCATCAAAAATACCATCGACTATTACAGAAATAGTTCCAGGGATCCCAGCTTCATTTTGCGGATTCGAACATCCTAAACACAAAAAAAGTAAAATAACTTTTCTTAACATAAATTAACCTCCAGCCAATTAAAATAAATACAAAAAAAACACCCAAAAAAGGGTGTTTTACCATCTATAATGTGTAAAAGCTCTATTTGCCTCTGCCATCCTATGAGTATCTTCCTTCTTCTTAAAAGCAGCCCCCGTAGAATTGTAAGAATTCACAAGTTCACTAGCCAACTTCTCCTGCATCGACCTCCCACTAGACTTCCTAGCAGAAGCAATTATCCACTTCATAGCCAAAGCTTCACGCCTCTCCTCCCGAACCTCAACAGGTACCTGATAAGTAGCCCCACCAACTCTCCTACTTCTAACCTCCACCAAAGGCTTAATGTTATCCAAAGCCTTAACAAAAGCAGTAACCTTATCGCTCTCCTCAAGCCTTTCCGCAAGCATGTCAATAGAACCATAAATTATAGCCTCACTTACCGACTTCTTCCCATCATACATCATTCTGTTAACAAACTTAGCAACAACCCTAGAACCATACCTAGCGTCCACAAAAACTTTTTTCTTAATTTTTCTACTCTTTCTCGACATAACCAAACACCCCCTAAGCCTTAGGCCTCTTAGTGCCATACTTAGAGCGACCTTTCTTACGATTATTAACACCCAAAGTATCCTTAGCTCCCCTAATAATATGATACCTAACACCCGGCAAATCCTTAACTCTTCCGCCCCTAATAAGAACAACGGAATGCTCCTGTAAATTATGCCCAACACCCGGAATATAAGCCGTCACCTCAAACCCATTCGAAAGTCTAACACGAGCCACTTTTCTTAAAGCCGAATTAGGCTTCTTAGGCGTAACCGTCATAACACGAGTACAAATACCTCTCCTCTGAGGACAATTCTGCAGCGCAGGAGACGCAGTCTTCTCCCCCTGGGTCTTCCTTGGCTTCCTTATTAGCTGATTGATTGTAGGCATCCGACACCACTCCCCTTTCTTATTACCAAAAAGA
The sequence above is drawn from the Borrelia sp. RT5S genome and encodes:
- a CDS encoding BMP family protein — encoded protein: MKLFKNICFVFLFLFVSCVKSEESSFLSFGGKVTMGIVAASDFKDKGYFQGALEGAMKVRDEFGINLITKVLTPYPVKGKELMTKKEAEAADICSLQREGANFIWLIGSRYSENLVRLSYENPNVFYGIVDPIDYGSLGIRVPRNGLSVKFRHQEGAFLAGYVAAKMSRRGKVGYLGLPLIEHFEDFLVGFRAGAFYANPRVRVVVKRLFSFYDTTNGKFVAKHMYVNDGVDVIFPVAGVASLGVFEAAKELGAGRYAIGVDKDQSYLAPENIIASVIKDVGKAIYNLSVDAMKNKDFRGGRVVEQGLKEGVIDIVKDPSILGDTLVEDLFKLQNDIIERELIVPSTKHEFDLFKSKL
- a CDS encoding BMP family protein; translated protein: MLRKVILLFLCLGCSNPQNEAGIPGTISVIVDGIFDDKGFNESSSKAMKQLEREFGVNIIEKESKVSDYLGDIGGLEDGGSSLIWGLGFKFTDVFLQKARENANVNYAIVEGSYAEDVQLPKNLMNVSFRSEEGAFLVGYIAAKASQTGKIGFLGGIEGEVINSFRFGYEAGAKYANSEINMNAQYVGTFTDLSLGRSMASKMYSDGVDIIFTAAGLSGLGAIEVAKEMGEGYFVIGVDQDQAYLAPDNILLSYVKRVDVVMFDITRSYLDIGKWNGGDRLEFGLKDGALDLIFNKLINLNLEEGYESLLKVKNKIINNEIKVPRDESAYNIFISKLVS
- the rpsG gene encoding 30S ribosomal protein S7; protein product: MSRKSRKIKKKVFVDARYGSRVVAKFVNRMMYDGKKSVSEAIIYGSIDMLAERLEESDKVTAFVKALDNIKPLVEVRSRRVGGATYQVPVEVREERREALAMKWIIASARKSSGRSMQEKLASELVNSYNSTGAAFKKKEDTHRMAEANRAFTHYRW
- the rpsL gene encoding 30S ribosomal protein S12, encoding MPTINQLIRKPRKTQGEKTASPALQNCPQRRGICTRVMTVTPKKPNSALRKVARVRLSNGFEVTAYIPGVGHNLQEHSVVLIRGGRVKDLPGVRYHIIRGAKDTLGVNNRKKGRSKYGTKRPKA